In Chlamydia serpentis, the following are encoded in one genomic region:
- the waaA gene encoding lipid IV(A) 3-deoxy-D-manno-octulosonic acid transferase: protein MMLRGIYRIFKCFYDVVLVCAFVIALPKLLYKMVVYGKYKKSLATRFGLKKPQVPGNGPLVWFHGASVGEVRLLLPVVEKFFQEFPGWRCIVTSCTELGEQVARQVFSPMGVTVSILPLDFSVIIKPLVRKLHPSLVVFSEGDCWLNFIEEAKRVGATTLVINGKISLDSSKRFSFLKRLGKNYFSPVDEFLLQDEVQKQRFLSLGIPESKLHVTGNIKTYFKKQNSLYMEREIWRERLGLTNESKLIVLGSMHRSDAEKWLPAVQKLVKENVSVLWVPRHIEKTKDIEETLSRFRIPYGLWSRGANFSYAPVVLVDEIGLLKQLYAAGDLAFVGGTFDPKIGGHNLLEPLQCEVPLLFGPFIASQSELAQRLLLSGAGLCLEGTEPIFNIVSLLIHDIEARESYIQKGKAFLKTEEIAFDRTWNALKSYIPLYKNS from the coding sequence ATGATGCTACGAGGTATATATCGTATTTTTAAGTGCTTTTACGATGTTGTTTTAGTTTGCGCATTTGTAATTGCGCTTCCTAAGCTTCTTTATAAAATGGTAGTTTACGGTAAGTATAAAAAATCTCTGGCTACTCGTTTTGGTTTAAAAAAACCACAGGTTCCTGGAAATGGCCCTTTGGTATGGTTCCATGGAGCTTCTGTTGGAGAAGTGCGTTTGCTTTTACCTGTAGTTGAGAAGTTTTTTCAGGAATTTCCTGGTTGGCGTTGTATAGTTACCTCATGTACAGAACTTGGAGAACAGGTAGCACGACAAGTGTTTTCTCCTATGGGTGTAACAGTTTCGATATTACCTTTAGATTTTAGCGTAATTATCAAACCTTTAGTGCGTAAATTACATCCCTCTCTTGTAGTCTTTTCTGAAGGTGATTGCTGGTTGAATTTTATTGAAGAAGCAAAGCGCGTAGGAGCCACTACTTTAGTGATTAACGGTAAAATTTCTCTAGATTCTTCAAAGCGATTTAGTTTTTTAAAACGTTTAGGTAAGAATTATTTTTCCCCAGTAGACGAATTCTTGTTGCAAGACGAGGTTCAAAAGCAGCGATTTCTTTCTTTAGGGATACCTGAAAGCAAATTGCATGTTACAGGAAATATCAAGACCTATTTCAAAAAGCAAAATTCTCTTTATATGGAGCGCGAGATTTGGAGAGAGCGGCTAGGATTAACTAACGAATCAAAGTTAATCGTTTTAGGCTCGATGCATAGGAGTGATGCTGAAAAGTGGCTGCCCGCAGTACAAAAGTTAGTAAAAGAGAATGTTTCTGTTTTATGGGTGCCTAGACATATTGAAAAGACTAAAGATATTGAAGAGACTTTAAGCCGATTTCGTATTCCCTACGGTTTGTGGAGTCGTGGAGCAAATTTTTCTTATGCTCCGGTTGTGCTTGTTGATGAAATTGGCTTATTAAAGCAACTTTATGCTGCTGGTGACCTAGCTTTTGTCGGAGGTACATTCGATCCGAAAATTGGGGGACATAATTTATTGGAACCATTGCAGTGTGAGGTTCCTTTGCTCTTTGGCCCATTTATTGCATCGCAATCAGAACTTGCGCAGCGCCTACTCCTTTCTGGCGCAGGACTGTGTTTAGAAGGAACAGAACCTATATTTAATATTGTGTCTCTATTGATACACGATATCGAAGCGCGTGAAAGCTATATACAAAAAGGAAAAGCTTTTTTAAAAACAGAAGAGATAGCTTTTGATCGTACATGGAATGCATTAAAAAGCTATATTCCCTTGTATAAAAATAGTTAA
- a CDS encoding DUF648 domain-containing protein, whose translation MNVYTFCPSASPSWQASLMRSLDSYFDFSGIRERIVLIDSNGLTLAKEEHTEVSTIVKILKIISFIIFFPLVIVALSIRYLLHKKFDRKWLYLPTEITRKEELILAANSQLVTAAALSVTPLFYGFPKKYQIIKVEVVKEQVPKITFSINIDLILKDLNLQSIDWPTTHLYDDLDFTGHPEEKALIDKIRKIEGKDSKQMSLESKKLLAKHFLQYFCCNLPDPTIKSAPLLFYTYNKDKYGDYKTIWHEIYFVQTGSIFHKVSGALLYDRLLELGFALGRLTSMGAVLGTRFTIEWDNDTRVEFLQSIDFLPK comes from the coding sequence ATGAACGTTTATACTTTTTGTCCTAGCGCTTCTCCTAGTTGGCAAGCCTCTCTTATGAGGAGTTTAGACTCTTATTTCGATTTCTCTGGGATTAGAGAAAGAATTGTTCTTATAGATTCTAATGGCCTTACTTTAGCCAAGGAAGAACATACTGAAGTTTCTACAATAGTAAAGATCTTAAAGATTATTTCCTTTATCATCTTCTTCCCTCTTGTGATAGTTGCCCTATCCATACGCTATCTCTTACACAAAAAATTTGATAGAAAATGGCTTTATCTACCAACAGAAATAACTAGAAAAGAAGAGCTTATCCTTGCTGCCAATTCTCAACTAGTTACAGCAGCTGCCCTATCCGTTACTCCTTTATTCTACGGCTTCCCTAAAAAATATCAGATTATAAAAGTTGAAGTTGTTAAAGAGCAAGTTCCTAAAATTACTTTCTCTATCAATATAGATCTGATCTTAAAAGACTTGAATCTGCAATCTATTGATTGGCCTACAACACATCTATACGATGACTTAGACTTTACGGGTCATCCAGAAGAGAAAGCCCTTATTGATAAGATTCGTAAAATTGAAGGGAAAGATAGCAAGCAGATGAGTCTAGAAAGCAAGAAACTCTTGGCAAAGCATTTCTTACAATATTTTTGCTGCAACCTACCTGATCCTACTATAAAGAGTGCGCCCTTACTTTTTTATACATATAATAAAGACAAATATGGAGACTATAAAACCATATGGCATGAGATCTACTTTGTTCAGACGGGCTCTATATTCCACAAAGTATCTGGAGCGCTACTCTACGATAGGCTCCTAGAGCTAGGGTTTGCTCTTGGACGACTAACTTCTATGGGAGCTGTTCTTGGAACCCGTTTCACTATAGAATGGGATAATGATACTAGGGTTGAGTTTTTACAAAGCATAGACTTTTTGCCAAAGTAG
- a CDS encoding DUF648 domain-containing protein produces the protein MNISTFSPGVCPNWAASVMSKLDSYFCLGGKTTRVISYPSPSELTLAKEEHTKVSTIVKILKIISFIIFFPLVIVALAIRYLLHKKFDRKCFYLPEGITKEEELILAANSKLVKEAALEVSPSFFALPKKYQVIKVETPEGQAPKITFSINIELLLKDLDLQSIDWPTVHLYDDIDFTGHPEEKALIDKIRKIEGKDSKQMSLESKILLTRHLLEHVFVYSTKDLVSINPELTDYPSGRATYMSWQSPSFEKRHEPSFWKKMYFDILPGQTRDYKKSDCGVGFIIYDRLLELGLTLPIPTEQLIDQYGYPVNLRYFMIFWENEFQSVLKDQGLIQE, from the coding sequence ATGAATATATCTACTTTTTCTCCTGGCGTTTGCCCGAATTGGGCAGCCTCTGTTATGAGTAAACTGGATTCTTATTTTTGTTTAGGGGGCAAGACTACTCGAGTTATTTCTTACCCATCTCCTTCTGAGCTTACTTTAGCGAAGGAAGAACATACCAAAGTTTCTACAATAGTAAAGATCTTAAAAATTATTTCCTTTATCATCTTCTTCCCTCTTGTGATAGTTGCCCTAGCCATACGCTATCTCTTACACAAAAAATTTGATAGGAAGTGCTTCTATTTACCAGAAGGAATCACTAAAGAAGAAGAGCTTATCCTTGCTGCCAATTCTAAATTAGTTAAAGAAGCTGCTCTAGAGGTTTCTCCTTCATTCTTTGCACTTCCTAAAAAATATCAGGTTATAAAAGTTGAAACTCCCGAAGGACAAGCTCCTAAAATTACTTTCTCTATCAATATAGAACTGCTTTTAAAAGACTTGGATCTGCAATCTATTGATTGGCCTACAGTACATCTATACGATGACATAGACTTTACAGGTCATCCAGAAGAGAAAGCCCTAATTGATAAGATTCGTAAAATTGAAGGAAAAGATAGCAAGCAGATGAGTCTAGAGAGCAAAATACTCTTAACACGTCATCTCTTAGAACATGTTTTTGTTTATAGCACAAAGGACCTGGTCTCAATAAACCCGGAACTTACAGATTATCCTTCTGGTAGAGCTACATATATGTCTTGGCAATCTCCGTCCTTTGAAAAAAGACATGAACCCAGCTTTTGGAAGAAAATGTATTTCGATATTCTACCTGGCCAAACCCGTGATTATAAAAAAAGTGATTGTGGAGTTGGCTTTATAATCTATGATAGGCTCTTAGAACTCGGATTAACCCTCCCTATACCAACAGAACAACTTATAGACCAATATGGCTATCCTGTGAATCTAAGATACTTCATGATATTCTGGGAAAATGAGTTTCAGTCTGTTTTAAAAGATCAAGGGCTTATTCAAGAGTAA
- a CDS encoding diphosphate--fructose-6-phosphate 1-phosphotransferase — protein sequence MELLSLNKSYFEIQRLRYRPETLFLLETIRSKHIQESHPSSYPPRELKEQIPNLCRIPEVSIYDQEATSSKPLKIGVLLSGGQAPGGHNVVIGLFDALRAFNPKTRLFGFVKGPLGLTRGLYKDLDISVIYDYYNMGGFDMLSSSREKIKTEEQKKIILNTVKKLKLDGLLIIGGNNSNTDTAMLAEYFLSQNCKIPVIGVPKTIDGDLKNSWIETPLGFHTSCRTYSEMIGNLAKDALSTKKYHHFIRLMGQQASYTTLECGLQTLPNIVLISEHIATRKTSLKKLSEHLALGLVHRYRSGKNYSTVLIPEGLIEHIFDTRTLIDELNILLANGDCTIEKIITKLSRQALQTFYSLPKEISNQILLARDSHGNVRVSKIATEELLATMVEKEIKKIEPNMEFQSVSHFFGYEARAGFPSNFDCNYGIALGIVSALFLVRKKTGYMITINNLAEAYNQWQGGATPLYKMMHIESRCGIKTPVIKTDLVNPEAPAVQYLLKQSDSCLIEDLYCFPGPLQYFGQEELIDQRPLTLIWENQSGSPSI from the coding sequence GTGGAACTTCTCTCTTTAAACAAAAGCTACTTTGAAATCCAGCGCCTGCGCTATCGCCCAGAGACTCTTTTTTTATTGGAAACAATACGTTCCAAACATATTCAAGAATCGCATCCTTCATCCTATCCTCCCCGAGAATTAAAAGAACAAATTCCTAATCTATGTCGAATTCCAGAAGTTTCTATTTATGATCAAGAAGCAACCTCATCTAAACCATTAAAAATCGGGGTTTTGCTATCAGGAGGACAAGCACCTGGCGGTCACAATGTTGTTATTGGCCTTTTTGATGCTTTAAGAGCCTTTAACCCTAAAACTCGCTTGTTTGGATTTGTTAAAGGACCTTTAGGACTCACTCGTGGACTCTATAAAGACTTGGACATCTCTGTAATTTATGACTACTATAACATGGGGGGCTTCGATATGCTGTCCTCTAGTAGAGAAAAAATTAAAACTGAAGAACAAAAAAAAATTATTCTCAATACAGTAAAGAAATTAAAACTAGATGGATTACTCATTATTGGAGGAAACAATTCAAACACAGATACTGCTATGCTTGCAGAATATTTTCTATCTCAAAACTGTAAGATTCCTGTAATTGGAGTTCCTAAAACCATAGATGGTGATCTAAAAAACTCTTGGATTGAAACCCCTCTAGGTTTTCATACTTCTTGCCGCACGTACTCAGAAATGATTGGAAACCTGGCTAAAGATGCTTTGTCTACAAAAAAGTACCACCATTTCATTCGGCTTATGGGCCAACAAGCTTCTTATACTACTTTAGAATGTGGATTACAAACTCTCCCTAATATAGTCCTAATTAGCGAGCACATTGCAACTAGAAAAACCTCTTTAAAAAAGCTTAGCGAACATCTTGCTTTAGGTCTTGTACATCGATATCGCTCTGGGAAAAATTACAGCACAGTATTAATTCCTGAAGGTTTGATTGAGCATATTTTTGATACACGAACACTTATAGACGAACTCAACATTCTGCTTGCTAACGGAGACTGTACTATTGAAAAGATCATTACCAAACTCTCTAGACAAGCCTTACAAACTTTTTATTCTCTTCCTAAAGAGATTAGTAACCAAATCCTTCTAGCTCGAGATTCCCACGGCAATGTTAGAGTTTCAAAAATCGCTACAGAAGAACTTCTTGCCACAATGGTAGAGAAGGAAATTAAAAAGATCGAACCCAATATGGAGTTTCAATCGGTATCTCATTTTTTCGGTTATGAAGCAAGAGCAGGATTCCCTTCAAATTTTGACTGTAATTACGGAATAGCTCTGGGCATCGTGTCTGCATTATTCCTAGTCCGAAAAAAAACAGGATACATGATTACAATAAACAACCTTGCTGAGGCATATAACCAGTGGCAAGGCGGAGCGACTCCTTTATATAAGATGATGCACATAGAAAGCCGATGTGGAATAAAAACTCCCGTTATTAAAACAGATTTGGTAAATCCAGAAGCTCCTGCTGTTCAATACTTACTTAAACAAAGTGATTCTTGTTTGATTGAAGATTTATATTGTTTCCCTGGACCTTTACAATATTTTGGCCAAGAGGAGCTTATAGATCAGCGCCCTTTAACCTTAATTTGGGAAAACCAATCAGGTTCTCCTTCAATCTAG
- a CDS encoding alpha/beta hydrolase yields MFSLTLLNKFTTFGILHAPLHVNPPHPTVVLLHGLASDKIGSKRSHVKLAHALTQLGIAALRVDLLGHGDCEGQLTDFSLEDYKVSTREIIEYAHSLPHLDRENLAIFGSSLGATLTLLTLPSIDKIKAIALWAPTISGELMSIELQKQPSEVISIHGNSEIIYSGVPLNPIFYSQFLKLDILKEQPFFPKNLSVLYMQGEKDCLVSVNHQKLFAQAFKNKLKKLTILTYPNVDHTFPLLDTSALSDLTQWLKNELISRE; encoded by the coding sequence ATGTTTTCACTGACTCTACTTAATAAATTCACAACTTTCGGCATTTTACATGCTCCCCTCCATGTTAATCCTCCTCATCCTACGGTTGTCCTTCTCCACGGCTTAGCGTCGGACAAAATAGGTTCAAAGCGCTCCCATGTAAAACTAGCTCATGCATTGACTCAATTAGGAATAGCAGCTCTTAGAGTTGATCTCCTTGGTCACGGAGATTGTGAGGGTCAGCTTACAGATTTCTCTCTTGAAGATTATAAGGTCAGTACTCGTGAGATTATTGAATACGCTCATTCCCTTCCTCATCTAGATCGAGAAAATCTAGCTATTTTTGGTTCCTCTCTAGGAGCAACTCTGACTCTCCTAACCCTGCCTTCTATTGATAAAATTAAAGCTATAGCTTTATGGGCACCCACAATTTCAGGTGAACTAATGTCTATAGAATTACAAAAACAGCCTTCAGAAGTTATTTCAATTCATGGAAATAGTGAGATTATTTATTCTGGCGTTCCTTTAAACCCTATTTTCTATTCACAATTCTTAAAATTAGACATTCTTAAGGAGCAGCCTTTTTTCCCTAAAAATCTTTCCGTCCTTTATATGCAAGGTGAGAAAGATTGCCTGGTTTCTGTAAATCACCAAAAACTTTTTGCTCAAGCCTTTAAAAATAAACTTAAAAAACTTACCATCCTTACTTATCCTAATGTGGATCATACCTTTCCTCTTCTAGACACTTCTGCTCTTTCAGATCTCACTCAGTGGTTAAAAAACGAATTAATTTCTAGAGAATAA
- a CDS encoding DUF648 domain-containing protein, translated as MAIPKPSQIIGQEEEVQISLIIKILKILSFLIFPLIAIALALHYFLHAKYNNCLLVSKVLQSTQQSVPIPGAPAGTFSPYKITTLVPMSQKNLRFIGSNPILVQSAFEATKPTFFCVPVKYRQIVIKNGKINFFLDLEKLADDINLDSVHWPAAYLNSPMDFCSDEDRRLIKKMQSDQTGTYISSIGKRSLLDFMLKYLFIDGITQDQFYNPSSGRVTLFPKVPHIYARYSKQNSTIWFEVFFKKGPLEEDQGGGFYILEQLRKLGVKFPIIPSQGGQNPDFERILGIRVYWETSYEKPLSHGVKMTS; from the coding sequence GTGGCTATCCCAAAACCTAGTCAGATTATTGGACAAGAAGAAGAAGTCCAGATCTCCCTAATTATAAAAATACTAAAAATTTTATCCTTTCTGATCTTTCCTCTTATTGCTATTGCTCTAGCCCTACACTATTTTCTACACGCTAAGTATAACAACTGTTTACTCGTCTCTAAGGTCCTTCAAAGCACACAGCAATCAGTTCCTATTCCAGGTGCTCCCGCAGGCACCTTTTCTCCTTATAAAATAACAACACTAGTTCCAATGTCTCAAAAAAATCTACGCTTTATTGGATCTAATCCGATACTAGTTCAAAGCGCTTTTGAAGCAACAAAACCAACTTTTTTCTGTGTGCCAGTAAAATATCGTCAAATTGTAATTAAAAATGGAAAAATCAATTTTTTTCTAGATCTTGAGAAACTTGCTGACGATATTAACTTAGATTCCGTTCATTGGCCAGCTGCCTATCTTAATTCTCCTATGGACTTCTGTAGTGATGAGGATCGACGTCTCATAAAAAAAATGCAAAGTGATCAGACAGGAACTTATATAAGTTCGATAGGAAAACGTAGCCTTTTAGATTTCATGTTAAAATACCTATTTATCGATGGTATTACGCAAGACCAATTCTATAATCCCTCATCGGGTAGAGTTACTTTATTCCCTAAAGTTCCTCATATCTATGCTCGTTATAGCAAACAAAACTCTACAATATGGTTCGAAGTTTTTTTCAAAAAAGGCCCTTTAGAAGAAGATCAGGGAGGAGGATTCTATATCTTAGAACAATTGAGAAAATTAGGAGTTAAATTTCCTATTATTCCTTCTCAAGGAGGACAAAACCCTGATTTTGAACGTATTCTCGGGATTCGCGTCTATTGGGAGACTTCATACGAAAAACCACTCTCGCATGGAGTTAAAATGACAAGCTAG
- a CDS encoding DUF648 domain-containing protein, with protein sequence MKTYNFSPSINLSWSESLMVQLDSYFFLGGQKTKVIAITPSGLRFCSTSTNKISTTQKILKILSFIFFPIVLIVLALRYFLHLKFENREVFSTPAWDPLIEEALEKHPVCIEESFISANPVFFAFPKTMRYLRVRLPQDSSVPQITHCIQEGIVKLSSLIDLTKIPWSTDCLHLDMVASKSNRLLVNRLIKEECSPELSDQGKQLLLQSMLQHLFITGVKQDNPGTNPQGPRLTLFPETVKKDGQLKKTFWFSIFFDKENLQESPGVMILKQLYKLGVDLQTILPFEENPNLARVSTEGGLRIYWESRFQSVLQDYGYTFK encoded by the coding sequence ATGAAAACATATAACTTTTCTCCCTCTATCAATTTATCCTGGTCAGAGTCTCTAATGGTTCAATTAGACTCATATTTCTTCCTAGGAGGACAAAAAACAAAGGTTATTGCTATAACTCCCTCAGGGCTAAGATTTTGCTCAACAAGCACAAATAAGATATCTACAACACAAAAAATTTTAAAAATTCTCTCCTTTATCTTCTTCCCTATTGTTTTAATCGTCTTAGCCTTAAGGTATTTTTTACATCTAAAGTTTGAAAATCGTGAGGTATTTTCTACTCCTGCTTGGGACCCATTAATCGAGGAAGCACTTGAAAAACATCCTGTATGTATAGAAGAAAGCTTTATTTCTGCAAATCCTGTATTTTTTGCTTTTCCAAAAACTATGCGTTATCTCCGCGTACGCCTTCCTCAAGATAGCAGTGTCCCACAAATCACTCATTGTATACAGGAAGGCATAGTAAAATTATCAAGTCTTATTGATCTGACAAAGATTCCCTGGTCAACTGATTGTCTTCACCTTGACATGGTTGCAAGCAAATCTAATCGTCTTCTTGTCAATCGTTTAATCAAAGAAGAGTGCTCTCCTGAACTTAGTGATCAAGGGAAACAACTCCTTTTACAAAGTATGTTGCAGCATCTTTTTATTACAGGTGTAAAGCAAGACAATCCCGGAACAAATCCCCAAGGCCCTAGACTTACGTTATTCCCTGAGACCGTTAAAAAAGATGGCCAATTAAAAAAAACATTTTGGTTTTCAATCTTTTTTGATAAAGAGAACTTGCAAGAATCTCCAGGTGTTATGATCTTAAAACAGCTCTATAAGTTAGGTGTGGATTTACAAACAATCTTACCCTTCGAAGAGAACCCAAACTTAGCTCGTGTAAGTACTGAAGGCGGCCTACGGATCTATTGGGAGTCGAGATTCCAATCTGTACTTCAAGATTATGGTTATACCTTTAAGTAA
- a CDS encoding DUF648 domain-containing protein, producing the protein MSNSCTYTNCSYSWQASLMRSLDSYFDFSGIRERIVLIDSNGLTLAKEEHTEVSTTVKILKIISFIIFFPLVIVALAIRYLLHKKFDRKYIYLPMTMTEHEERILIANPGLVKEAALTVVPLFYFTPKKYQVIKFEALEGQAPKVAFSINTELLLEDLKVETINWPTLHLYDDLDFAGHPEEKTLIDKIREIEGKDSKQMSLESKRLLALHFLECICTQQPSLDPTEDGIIHSVRLPYTYDENVCGGEKTIWHEIYFMQTGSIHRDSPGTMVYDRLLELGFFWGDQCLPVARQYSVSFSQFRFIFPPKRIDVLKVAGFLPKTPTRK; encoded by the coding sequence ATGTCAAACTCATGTACCTACACAAATTGTTCTTATAGTTGGCAAGCTTCTCTTATGAGGAGTTTAGACTCTTATTTCGATTTCTCTGGGATTAGAGAAAGAATTGTTCTTATAGATTCTAATGGCCTTACTTTAGCGAAGGAAGAACATACCGAAGTTTCTACAACAGTAAAGATCTTAAAGATTATTTCCTTTATCATCTTCTTCCCTCTTGTGATAGTTGCCCTAGCCATACGCTATCTCTTACACAAAAAATTTGATAGAAAATACATTTATTTACCAATGACAATGACTGAACATGAAGAGCGTATCCTTATTGCAAACCCTGGATTAGTTAAAGAAGCTGCCCTAACTGTAGTTCCTTTATTTTATTTTACTCCGAAGAAATATCAAGTTATAAAATTCGAAGCTCTTGAAGGACAAGCTCCTAAGGTTGCTTTCTCTATCAATACAGAGTTGCTCTTAGAAGACTTAAAAGTGGAGACGATTAATTGGCCTACACTACATCTATACGATGACTTAGACTTTGCGGGTCATCCAGAAGAGAAAACTCTAATTGATAAGATTCGTGAAATTGAAGGAAAAGATAGCAAGCAGATGAGTCTAGAAAGCAAAAGGCTCTTGGCGCTACATTTCCTAGAATGTATCTGCACCCAGCAGCCTAGTCTTGACCCAACAGAGGATGGTATTATACATAGTGTACGCTTGCCTTATACATATGATGAAAATGTATGTGGAGGGGAAAAAACCATATGGCATGAGATTTACTTTATGCAGACAGGCTCTATTCACAGAGACTCACCTGGAACAATGGTTTATGACAGACTTTTAGAGTTAGGGTTTTTTTGGGGAGATCAATGTCTTCCAGTCGCTCGTCAATATAGTGTATCCTTTAGTCAATTCCGTTTCATATTTCCTCCTAAACGAATAGATGTGTTAAAAGTAGCAGGTTTTCTTCCGAAAACCCCGACTAGGAAATAA